In Parabacteroides timonensis, the genomic stretch ATCCTTGACTCCTGATTTACCTGACTTCTGTGTACAGCCGAGTGATTTTTCTTCCAGTGTAGAGATACCTCCGGCTTTGTTTCCGGGAGAAGGATTTTCATAGACCGGTTGTTTGTTTTCCAGGAAATAGGCTTTGAAGTCGTTGATGAGGCGGACGGTTTTGTTGAATAACTCTTCTGTACCGCAACGATTCATTAATAATGTTTCGGCACCGAACATTTCGGGGACTTCCGTCAAAACAGTCGTTCCTCCCTGTGCAACCAGAAAATCGGAAAATACACCTAATAGCGGATTGGCGGTAATACCGGAGAAACCATCCGAACCGCCGCATTTCAAACCGATACGCAGTTCGCTGAAAGGAACCGGCGTACGTTGGTCGGTTGAGGCTATGGCATATAATTCGCGCAGTAGCTTCATGCCTTCTTCCTGCTCGTCTTTCACTTTTTGGCAAATCATAAAGCGAACACGTTCCGTATCGTATTCCCCCAAAAACTCACGGAAAGTATCCGGCTGATTGTTTTCACAGCCTAGTCCGACTACCAGTACAGCACCGGCGTTCGGATGTTTTACCATATCCCGCAGGATTTTACGGGTGTTCTCATGGTCGTCACCTAACTGGGAACAGCCGTAATTATGGGGAAAAGCCACGATCGCATCCACACCTTTCCCATCCGTTTCCCGTCGGAGAGCTTCTGCTAGTTGGTTGACGATGCCGTTAACACAACCGACTGTCGGCAGGATCCATATCTCATTACGTATGCCGACTTCTCCGTTTTTACGTCGGTAGCCGTTAAAGGTCAATCCTCGGTCGGGAATATGCAATGTTGTGTCCTGTGGTTGCCAGGTGTAATCTTGTAACCCGTCCAGGTTTGTTTTTATATTTTTCTCGTTTATCCAGGCTCCGGCAGGGATATCGTTCCGCGCGTGGCCGATGGGAAAACCATATTTGATAACAAGATCACCGGTGGTGAAATCTTTCAAAGCCACTTTATGCCCGGTTGGGATCTCTTCCCGGATAGTGATCTGACGATCGCCAAGTTCAATCTGATCTCCGGCTGATAACGGGTCTATGGCAACGATGACATTATCGGCCGGATTTATTTGGATATACTTTTTCATCAGAGAATCTCTTTTACTACCTCTCTCATACCTTTTTCCTGAATCGCATCCAGGTAATAAATAACCCGCTCTGTTAACCCGGAAATTCGGTTGAGGTCTTCGCCCCAAATCTCATCCACTGCCAGGATATTTTCAGCCACGGTCCGTGTAGAGTTGGTTGCCCAAAGTTCTTTCATCAGGTATATTGTCTTCGGATCATCGTTGGGTACGATCTCGGTTCCGTCTTCACGTTTGCCTCCTTTATAATAGGTAAGGATTGCTGCCAGTCCCAATACAAGTCCTTCCGGCAAAACGCCTTTGCGTTTCAGGTATTCTTTCAGCC encodes the following:
- a CDS encoding UxaA family hydrolase; the protein is MKKYIQINPADNVIVAIDPLSAGDQIELGDRQITIREEIPTGHKVALKDFTTGDLVIKYGFPIGHARNDIPAGAWINEKNIKTNLDGLQDYTWQPQDTTLHIPDRGLTFNGYRRKNGEVGIRNEIWILPTVGCVNGIVNQLAEALRRETDGKGVDAIVAFPHNYGCSQLGDDHENTRKILRDMVKHPNAGAVLVVGLGCENNQPDTFREFLGEYDTERVRFMICQKVKDEQEEGMKLLRELYAIASTDQRTPVPFSELRIGLKCGGSDGFSGITANPLLGVFSDFLVAQGGTTVLTEVPEMFGAETLLMNRCGTEELFNKTVRLINDFKAYFLENKQPVYENPSPGNKAGGISTLEEKSLGCTQKSGKSGVKDVLTYGERLSTKGLNLLSAPGNDLVASTALAASGCHMVLFTTGRGTPFGTFIPTVKISTNTALSENKPGWIDFNAGTLAEGEAMEPLTEQFIRFIQDIAGGKQTNNERKGYREIAIFKSGVTL